GCAGAATGGCTTCCAGGTTTGTACCACTACCCGACGCAAAAACTGCAATGCGTAAAGGGGACTTGCTCATGGTTGTGTGCGATTTGCGGATTGTCTGTTGTTTTGTGCTACCAGCGGTTCAAGAACTTGAATTTCTGTGCGGGCCGATGTGACGCGCAGCCTGGCTTTGACGCCAACAGGCATCGAATTTTTCACCGGAATATGACCATATCTGAGTCCTGATGCAACAGGGAAGGTGACATTATTACAATAATCCCGAAAAACCTCATCAATTTCTGCCGGTGTATGTTCAGGGTTGGCTTCATCTGTAAACTGGCCAATGATCAGGCCGCCGAGATTTTCCCATATGCCGCTCAGCTTC
Above is a window of Bacteroidota bacterium DNA encoding:
- a CDS encoding LD-carboxypeptidase, with translation TSTTGFALENVTDTPFNGLQEGEATGPLLGGNLAVLSRLIGTPYLPDLRGALLFLEDINEPAYKIDAMLGQLKLSGIWENLGGLIIGQFTDEANPEHTPAEIDEVFRDYCNNVTFPVASGLRYGHIPVKNSMPVGVKARLRVTSARTEIQVLEPLVAQNNRQSANRTQP